The following proteins are co-located in the Polystyrenella longa genome:
- the dusB gene encoding tRNA dihydrouridine synthase DusB has protein sequence MSPFPEQPIFPEPLHYGPLKLPSRYLLSPLAGFTNLSFRRVIREIGGVGLATTDLVNARGLLEGSRRSLQMIESHPTDRPFAVQIFGSDPIAMRDVAIFLEQRGIDTIDINMGCPVNRIVKGGAGASMMCSVDKTVALVQGVVEAVSIPVTVKMRLGWDDSQLSAPFFSREFEQVGVAAVAIHGRTREQGFSGSVNRDGIRKVVEAVDKIPVIGNGDVLNIEDAATMLRETGCHGVSIGRGALANPWIFRQLSQWETTGQYDSPGNFEERLSLMMRQFGYLEEQHGIKHALIAFRKMGHWYLKGMRVKPVHRHEFQMCKTREELMTILQKISELGPNGGTKTGLLPDMHVPVPSGAVERW, from the coding sequence ATGTCCCCATTCCCGGAACAACCAATATTCCCCGAACCGCTGCACTACGGTCCGCTGAAACTCCCTTCGCGGTATCTGCTATCACCGCTGGCGGGGTTCACGAACCTGTCGTTTCGGCGCGTCATCCGTGAAATTGGGGGCGTAGGACTGGCGACGACCGACCTGGTCAATGCGCGGGGACTGCTGGAGGGAAGTCGCCGTTCCCTGCAAATGATTGAATCCCATCCAACTGATCGCCCTTTCGCCGTTCAGATCTTCGGAAGCGACCCCATCGCCATGCGGGACGTCGCCATCTTCCTTGAACAGCGCGGTATCGATACCATCGACATCAACATGGGTTGTCCCGTCAACAGGATTGTGAAAGGGGGAGCCGGTGCCAGCATGATGTGCTCGGTCGACAAAACAGTCGCCCTCGTTCAAGGAGTCGTCGAAGCAGTCTCCATTCCGGTGACCGTTAAGATGCGACTTGGTTGGGATGATTCCCAGCTTTCCGCTCCGTTCTTCTCCCGAGAGTTCGAACAAGTAGGAGTCGCCGCAGTCGCTATCCATGGCCGTACCCGGGAACAAGGTTTCAGCGGTTCCGTCAACCGGGATGGCATTCGAAAAGTGGTCGAAGCGGTCGACAAAATCCCCGTCATTGGCAACGGAGATGTTCTGAACATTGAGGATGCCGCGACCATGCTGCGCGAAACGGGCTGTCATGGGGTTTCCATCGGTCGGGGGGCTCTGGCTAACCCATGGATCTTCCGTCAACTATCCCAATGGGAAACCACAGGTCAGTACGACTCACCCGGTAACTTCGAAGAACGCCTCTCCCTGATGATGCGACAGTTCGGTTACCTCGAAGAACAACACGGTATTAAGCATGCGTTGATCGCGTTCCGGAAGATGGGCCATTGGTACCTGAAAGGGATGCGGGTCAAACCGGTTCATCGACATGAGTTTCAGATGTGCAAAACCCGCGAAGAGCTAATGACAATTCTCCAGAAGATTTCCGAGCTTGGCCCCAATGGTGGCACGAAAACGGGATTACTCCCCGACATGCACGTCCCTGTCCCCTCGGGAGCCGTAGAACGCTGGTAA
- a CDS encoding leucyl aminopeptidase, with product MSVQISATPWQDVDADWLIVPTVEENLSAASLTKLNELTSGLVVRVCDREDFSGKVAEMFQVPDPAGVKATRLCLLGLGPAEKLNGDIFRKAMRTLIRSLSRKEDQNLAIILEQDLIGSFCPEYASEIIGEAIEVGTRGQDLYREKPKRHPLESLTILNENMDLADAAERGTILGAAINITRDVVNSPPNAIYPISFAELADELCADHDLTCTILDEDQLAEERMGSMLAVGTGSDNPARLVVIEYRGAGADDPVLALVGKGVTFDSGGLSLKPSDGMKEMKMDMAGAGTVLGTMMAISHLKLPVNVTGYMGLVENMVSGSCYKLGDILTARNGLTIEVLNTDAEGRLVLADVLNYAADQGAAKMIDLATLTGACLVALGTDITGLFSNNSEWANSVKEAAEITNELVWEMPMHDYFADQLKSEVSELKNIGPRWGGSITAAKFLEHFVDDKPWVHLDIAGPAFMDSEKPERDGGATGAMLRTLVEVARNFKG from the coding sequence ATGTCTGTACAAATTTCGGCGACCCCCTGGCAGGATGTAGACGCGGATTGGTTGATTGTTCCCACCGTGGAAGAAAATCTGTCAGCGGCCTCTCTCACGAAGCTGAACGAACTGACTTCCGGATTGGTTGTCCGGGTCTGTGACCGCGAAGATTTCTCAGGCAAAGTTGCTGAGATGTTTCAGGTACCCGATCCAGCCGGGGTGAAAGCGACTCGCCTATGTTTATTGGGGTTGGGGCCCGCAGAAAAATTGAATGGTGATATCTTTCGAAAAGCGATGCGAACCCTCATTCGTTCCCTGTCACGGAAAGAAGACCAAAACCTGGCGATCATTCTCGAACAGGACCTGATTGGTTCATTTTGTCCCGAGTACGCCAGTGAAATCATTGGCGAAGCGATCGAAGTCGGAACGCGCGGGCAAGACCTTTATCGTGAAAAACCAAAACGTCATCCGCTCGAATCACTGACGATCTTAAATGAGAACATGGATCTGGCTGACGCTGCGGAGCGGGGCACGATTCTCGGTGCGGCGATCAACATTACGCGCGACGTAGTGAATTCACCGCCGAATGCAATCTACCCGATTTCCTTCGCAGAACTTGCGGACGAACTTTGTGCGGATCATGATTTGACCTGTACCATTCTCGATGAAGATCAACTCGCCGAGGAACGGATGGGATCGATGCTGGCCGTTGGTACCGGAAGTGACAACCCAGCTCGCCTGGTCGTGATTGAATACCGCGGTGCAGGAGCGGATGATCCCGTGCTCGCACTTGTGGGTAAAGGGGTCACTTTTGACAGTGGCGGGCTATCTTTGAAACCGAGCGACGGTATGAAAGAGATGAAGATGGACATGGCTGGTGCCGGTACGGTACTCGGCACGATGATGGCCATTTCCCATTTAAAACTTCCAGTAAATGTCACCGGTTACATGGGTCTCGTCGAAAACATGGTGAGCGGCTCCTGTTATAAACTGGGAGATATCCTCACCGCTCGAAACGGCTTAACCATCGAAGTGCTTAATACCGACGCCGAAGGTCGATTAGTGCTGGCCGACGTCCTGAATTATGCGGCCGACCAGGGCGCCGCCAAGATGATCGACCTGGCAACACTCACAGGGGCTTGTCTCGTCGCTCTGGGAACCGATATTACCGGGTTGTTCTCTAATAATTCGGAATGGGCGAACTCCGTGAAAGAAGCGGCCGAGATAACCAACGAACTTGTCTGGGAAATGCCGATGCACGATTACTTCGCTGACCAACTGAAAAGTGAAGTTTCGGAACTCAAAAACATTGGTCCCCGTTGGGGTGGTTCGATTACCGCTGCGAAATTCCTGGAACACTTCGTCGACGATAAACCGTGGGTCCACCTCGACATCGCCGGCCCCGCCTTCATGGACTCGGAAAAACCGGAACGCGACGGCGGAGCGACAGGAGCCATGCTGCGAACTTTGGTGGAAGTCGCGAGGAACTTTAAGGGTTGA
- a CDS encoding biotin--[acetyl-CoA-carboxylase] ligase, which produces MGSLVPDLNSFSALCLNQIQRETFINDVDFHQEIESTNTQAALLCKQKSTEPPTLILTERQTKGRGRGRNQWWAQAGCLTFSVIVDASNFTRPEHLPLISLSTGWAIADLLEDYSPTQVVQLKWPNDVYMGTRKICGILTEMPSPDRVIVGIGLNVNNSFHTAPDQLKERATSLFDQVGDEYPLTTILIDLLKQLEQTWTRLAHNDLSFIERWSHRCLLTGRTITHEMGDQQTIGLCQGIDKSGALLLRTEHKVERLIGGTIVAF; this is translated from the coding sequence ATGGGTTCACTCGTCCCCGATCTCAATTCCTTCTCCGCTCTCTGCCTGAATCAGATCCAACGGGAGACGTTTATTAACGATGTCGATTTCCATCAGGAGATCGAGTCGACGAACACACAGGCTGCTCTACTTTGCAAACAGAAATCGACGGAACCTCCGACCCTCATTCTGACCGAACGACAAACCAAAGGTCGCGGGCGAGGTCGAAATCAGTGGTGGGCACAAGCAGGCTGTTTGACCTTCTCCGTGATTGTGGATGCTTCCAATTTCACTCGGCCAGAACACCTACCTTTGATCTCTCTTTCCACGGGCTGGGCGATTGCCGATTTACTCGAAGACTACTCCCCCACCCAGGTCGTTCAGCTGAAGTGGCCGAACGATGTTTATATGGGTACCCGCAAAATCTGCGGGATTCTCACGGAAATGCCTTCACCCGACCGCGTCATCGTCGGCATAGGCCTCAATGTGAATAACTCGTTCCACACGGCCCCCGATCAATTGAAAGAGCGGGCAACTTCACTGTTTGATCAAGTCGGTGACGAGTATCCCCTGACGACGATTCTGATCGATCTACTTAAGCAGCTGGAACAGACCTGGACTCGTCTGGCTCATAACGACCTTTCTTTCATCGAACGGTGGTCCCACCGCTGCCTGCTCACGGGTCGCACCATCACCCATGAAATGGGCGACCAACAGACAATCGGTCTCTGCCAGGGCATCGACAAGTCAGGTGCCCTACTCCTCAGAACGGAACACAAAGTCGAACGATTAATCGGCGGAACAATCGTGGCATTTTGA
- a CDS encoding dipeptidase, protein MPTTLADFQKVEQYLTDHQNDFIETLKTFLRIESVSADSKFIPEIKRGAEFVEKQLTSAGLETKIYETAGHPIVYGSWLKAEGAPTVMVYGHYDVQPADPYDLWKTPPFDPDIREGHIYARGATDDKGQMMTHVNSVASWLKVVGSLPVNVKFVIEGEEEVGSDNLDKFLSEHQEMLQCDVAVVSDTSQFAPGVPAITYALRGITACELKLTGPGQDLHSGLFGGSVANPANIIARLVASLHNAEGQVQIPGFYDDVLPLSEQERNGFANLPFDEPALFKALGVSEGYGEAGFTTLERRWARPTCDVNGIWSGYQGEGPKTIVPSIAGVKISCRLVPNQDPEKINSSLESFLRELCPASVDFQYKQYHSCGGLVFDTDSGWMKSAGIAIEHAFGVSPVFIREGGSIPVVSTFKEILGVDTLLLGWGQSTDNLHSPNERFSLEGYRQGTLASARLWQELANL, encoded by the coding sequence ATGCCGACCACTCTGGCTGATTTTCAAAAAGTCGAACAATACTTGACTGACCACCAGAATGATTTCATCGAAACGTTAAAAACGTTTCTGCGTATTGAATCAGTGAGTGCCGATTCCAAATTCATCCCTGAAATCAAACGAGGTGCAGAATTCGTTGAAAAGCAACTAACTTCTGCTGGTCTGGAAACGAAGATCTACGAAACAGCCGGGCATCCAATTGTTTACGGCAGCTGGTTGAAAGCGGAAGGCGCCCCGACAGTCATGGTCTACGGCCATTACGACGTTCAACCTGCCGATCCATACGACCTCTGGAAAACTCCCCCTTTTGATCCTGATATTCGCGAAGGTCACATTTACGCCCGAGGAGCCACTGACGACAAAGGTCAAATGATGACCCACGTCAACTCGGTCGCCAGTTGGCTTAAAGTCGTGGGATCGCTACCCGTGAATGTGAAGTTTGTCATCGAAGGTGAAGAAGAAGTCGGTAGTGACAATCTCGATAAGTTCCTGAGTGAACATCAGGAAATGCTTCAATGCGATGTCGCCGTCGTCAGTGATACCAGCCAGTTCGCCCCGGGCGTTCCTGCGATCACTTATGCGTTGCGAGGAATTACGGCCTGCGAGCTGAAACTGACAGGTCCCGGCCAGGACCTGCACAGCGGCCTCTTCGGGGGATCCGTCGCTAACCCGGCCAATATCATCGCCCGGCTTGTCGCCAGTTTGCATAATGCCGAAGGGCAGGTGCAGATCCCTGGATTCTACGACGACGTCCTTCCGTTAAGTGAGCAGGAACGGAACGGATTTGCCAACCTTCCATTCGATGAACCTGCTTTATTCAAAGCACTTGGAGTTTCCGAAGGTTACGGTGAGGCTGGCTTCACGACTCTCGAACGCCGTTGGGCACGCCCAACCTGCGACGTCAACGGGATCTGGAGTGGCTATCAGGGAGAAGGCCCCAAGACGATCGTCCCTTCGATTGCAGGTGTCAAAATCAGTTGTCGCCTGGTCCCGAATCAGGATCCCGAAAAAATTAACAGTTCTCTAGAATCTTTTCTGCGCGAGCTGTGTCCTGCCAGCGTCGACTTCCAATACAAGCAATATCACAGCTGTGGTGGATTAGTATTTGACACCGATAGTGGCTGGATGAAATCAGCCGGAATCGCAATTGAACATGCCTTCGGCGTTTCACCCGTTTTCATCCGCGAAGGAGGCTCAATTCCCGTTGTCTCGACCTTTAAGGAAATTCTGGGAGTCGATACACTCCTGTTGGGCTGGGGACAGAGTACGGATAATTTGCACAGTCCCAACGAAAGATTCAGCCTGGAAGGCTACCGTCAGGGAACGCTGGCTTCGGCCCGCCTCTGGCAGGAACTTGCCAATCTGTAA
- the serS gene encoding serine--tRNA ligase — MLDLQYILENRDAVEQNCEDRGVKVNLDRLIELDGHRRQHIQAGDELRREQKETSGGIPKAKDNDERQKLIAKGKELREQINAIEAKQKEVETELRILQGDIPNMTHPDAPVGKTEDDSKVVRTWGERPNFDFEPLDHVSLAEKHDLIDFEAGGRVAGHGFYYLKNEAVMLELALIQYAVERVRAAGFTIMTTPDLARNDVLEGIGFNPRGSETQIYSVDNTDLSLVATAEITLGGAEKDQMMDIEQLPQLRAGISHCFRTEAGAHGRATRGIYRVHQFTKVEMFAFAAPDSAESDAIHEKIVGIEEEIFQGLGLHYQVIDTATGDLGGPAYRKYDLEAWMPGRGEGGSYGEVTSASNCTDYQARRLGIRCKNPNEKGTKFVHTLNGTAVAVTRALIAVLENNQQADGSIKIPEVLQKWVGQEKIG, encoded by the coding sequence ATGCTCGATTTGCAATACATCCTGGAAAACCGCGACGCCGTTGAACAAAACTGCGAAGACCGGGGCGTGAAGGTCAATCTGGATCGCTTAATCGAACTGGACGGACATCGCCGCCAGCATATTCAAGCGGGAGACGAGCTTCGTCGTGAGCAGAAAGAGACTTCCGGTGGCATTCCCAAAGCCAAAGATAATGACGAACGTCAAAAACTGATTGCCAAGGGGAAAGAACTTCGCGAACAGATCAATGCGATCGAAGCCAAACAAAAAGAAGTCGAAACAGAACTGCGAATATTGCAGGGTGACATCCCCAACATGACTCACCCCGACGCTCCGGTCGGGAAGACCGAAGACGACAGCAAAGTCGTTCGTACATGGGGTGAGAGACCCAACTTCGATTTCGAACCTCTCGATCATGTCTCGCTGGCCGAGAAGCACGATCTCATTGATTTTGAAGCAGGAGGTCGCGTTGCCGGTCACGGTTTCTACTATCTCAAAAACGAAGCCGTCATGCTCGAACTGGCGCTGATTCAATACGCCGTCGAAAGAGTCCGCGCAGCGGGCTTCACGATTATGACGACACCCGACCTGGCTCGGAATGATGTACTGGAAGGGATCGGTTTCAACCCACGCGGAAGCGAGACTCAGATTTACTCGGTCGACAACACCGACCTGAGCCTCGTCGCGACAGCAGAAATCACCTTGGGCGGAGCCGAAAAAGACCAGATGATGGATATCGAGCAGTTGCCCCAATTACGCGCCGGTATCTCTCACTGTTTCCGCACCGAAGCGGGTGCACATGGCCGGGCAACACGCGGAATCTACAGGGTCCATCAATTCACCAAAGTGGAGATGTTTGCGTTCGCTGCCCCTGATTCCGCTGAATCAGATGCCATTCACGAGAAGATCGTCGGCATTGAAGAAGAAATCTTCCAGGGCCTCGGGCTGCATTATCAGGTCATCGATACTGCTACGGGCGACTTGGGTGGACCTGCCTACCGTAAATACGACCTCGAAGCCTGGATGCCAGGAAGGGGCGAAGGGGGAAGTTACGGAGAAGTCACTTCCGCTTCAAACTGCACCGACTACCAGGCCCGCCGCCTGGGAATTCGCTGTAAAAACCCGAACGAAAAAGGGACCAAGTTTGTCCATACTCTTAACGGAACTGCCGTTGCTGTAACACGAGCTTTGATTGCCGTTCTGGAAAACAACCAGCAAGCCGACGGCTCGATCAAAATTCCAGAAGTCCTGCAGAAATGGGTCGGGCAGGAAAAGATTGGTTAA
- a CDS encoding pyruvate carboxylase, with protein MLSSSTSSEWKIFSTTMNVKPIKKLLVANRSEIAIRIMRTATELDINTVGIYSYEDRFALHRFKADEAYQVGKKGEPIRAYLDIPGIIKVAKACKVDAIHPGYGFLSENPEFAKACEEAGILFVGPTVDTLIRLGDKTQARLIAENAKVPVLGGSSAAIKSVEEGMKTAEDLGYPIILKAAHGGGGRGMRVVKKAEEFKENFESAQSESLSAFGSPDIFVEKFITAARHIEVQLLGDHHGNLVHLYERDCSVQRRHQKVVEIAPAPNLKTEVREALCQAALKIGEQVSYKCAGTVEFLVDADTNKFYFIEVNPRIQVEHTVTEEVTGTDIVKTQILVTQGYPLADPEIDLGDQSQIRTMGFALQCRLTTEDPENGFMPDYGRLVHYRAANGMGVRLDAGSAFSGAVVAPYYDSMLVKVTARGKRFVDAIRKMDRALREFRIRGVKTNIPFLMKLMHHPTFVEGLCTTRFIDQTPELLVFKPRKDRATKLLTYLAEVIINENALVKGRPKALRNEPAPTPEVDITAPLPKGTRDVFLELGPEKFSQWILDQKRLLITDTTMRDAHQSLLATRVRTYDLNQIASAYAYNCPNFFSLEMWGGATFDTTMRFLKESPWDRLTELRDKVPNILFQMLLRASNAVGYTNYPDNVVQLFVKEAASAGIDVFRVFDALNWVPNMKVAMEAVRDSGAICEASICYTGDILDPKRTKYDLKYYVKLARELENMGANILAIKDMAGLCKPDAVEILVKTLKQEVGIPIHFHTHDTAGIQAASILRATEANLDIADAAMAPLSGGTSQVNLNTLCESLRFHDRNTELQTEAIDEIADYWRSAREFYSPFESAVLPATADLYDHEMPGGQYTNLYQQARALGLADQWAKVCRVYAGVNRLFGDIVKVTPTSKAVGDMALFMVANNITNDDVLNGEKELSYPQSVIDLIGGGMGQPPGGFPKDVMKRILKGEEGFTGRPGETLEPADFGKAAEEVEKFLDRKPTDREIVTYILYPKVYEEFVQHQKKYSNTSQLPTPVFFYGLESNDEFSVDIDPGKTLIINFISIGEPHADGSRSVFFELNGQPRAVSVLDLSLEPETKKAAKADPSNPEHVGAAMPGMVVNIPVKEGDWVEKGDKLLSLEAMKMETNTTADKDGRVKAIFVKTGSQVDTGDLLMEIEF; from the coding sequence ATGCTATCTTCATCAACTTCTAGCGAATGGAAGATTTTCTCTACCACAATGAACGTTAAACCGATCAAAAAGCTGCTGGTTGCCAACCGAAGTGAAATTGCCATTCGTATCATGCGGACTGCTACCGAACTTGATATCAATACGGTGGGCATCTACAGCTATGAAGATCGATTCGCTCTGCATCGATTTAAAGCGGATGAAGCGTATCAGGTCGGGAAAAAAGGGGAACCGATTCGGGCGTATCTCGATATTCCCGGGATCATCAAAGTCGCCAAAGCATGCAAAGTCGACGCGATTCACCCTGGTTACGGTTTCCTGTCAGAAAACCCTGAGTTCGCCAAAGCCTGTGAAGAAGCCGGTATCCTGTTTGTCGGACCGACGGTTGACACCCTGATTCGGCTCGGTGACAAAACCCAGGCCCGACTTATTGCAGAAAACGCCAAAGTCCCCGTCCTGGGTGGTTCCAGCGCCGCAATCAAGAGCGTCGAAGAGGGAATGAAAACCGCAGAAGACCTCGGTTATCCGATCATCCTGAAAGCGGCCCACGGTGGCGGTGGCCGGGGAATGCGTGTCGTTAAGAAAGCAGAAGAATTCAAAGAAAACTTTGAATCAGCCCAAAGCGAATCGCTGTCCGCATTTGGCAGCCCCGATATCTTCGTTGAAAAATTCATCACGGCCGCCCGGCACATTGAAGTTCAATTATTAGGTGACCATCACGGCAACCTGGTCCATCTGTACGAGCGAGATTGCTCCGTACAACGTCGGCATCAGAAGGTCGTCGAAATCGCGCCCGCTCCGAACTTGAAAACTGAAGTTCGCGAAGCCCTTTGCCAGGCAGCACTCAAAATCGGCGAACAGGTTTCTTACAAATGTGCCGGTACTGTTGAATTCCTCGTTGATGCCGACACGAACAAATTCTACTTCATCGAAGTGAATCCACGTATCCAGGTCGAACATACCGTTACTGAAGAAGTAACGGGGACGGACATCGTCAAAACCCAGATCCTCGTGACTCAAGGTTATCCACTTGCCGATCCGGAAATCGACCTTGGCGATCAGTCGCAGATCAGAACCATGGGATTTGCACTTCAATGTCGACTGACGACTGAGGATCCTGAAAACGGATTCATGCCCGACTATGGCCGTCTCGTCCATTATCGAGCCGCAAATGGTATGGGAGTCCGGCTCGATGCAGGTAGTGCCTTCAGTGGCGCTGTAGTTGCTCCTTATTACGACTCGATGCTGGTGAAAGTCACTGCCCGAGGAAAACGGTTCGTCGATGCCATTCGCAAGATGGATCGAGCATTACGCGAGTTCCGAATCCGTGGTGTGAAGACCAACATTCCCTTCCTGATGAAATTGATGCATCACCCCACTTTCGTCGAGGGTTTATGCACAACCAGGTTCATCGATCAAACCCCGGAACTGCTCGTCTTCAAACCGCGTAAAGACCGGGCAACCAAATTATTGACTTATCTCGCCGAGGTAATCATTAACGAAAATGCATTGGTCAAAGGTCGGCCAAAAGCGTTAAGAAATGAACCAGCTCCGACTCCAGAAGTTGATATCACAGCCCCTCTTCCTAAAGGAACACGCGACGTCTTCCTGGAGCTGGGTCCCGAGAAATTCAGCCAGTGGATTCTGGATCAGAAACGTCTGCTGATCACCGACACCACGATGCGAGATGCACACCAATCACTACTGGCGACACGAGTTCGTACCTACGACCTCAACCAGATCGCGAGCGCTTACGCTTATAACTGCCCGAATTTCTTCTCTCTCGAAATGTGGGGCGGTGCCACGTTCGATACCACGATGCGATTCCTTAAAGAATCTCCTTGGGATCGATTGACCGAACTGCGCGATAAAGTTCCAAACATCCTGTTCCAGATGCTGCTGCGAGCATCGAATGCTGTGGGATACACAAACTACCCGGACAATGTCGTTCAACTGTTTGTGAAAGAAGCCGCCTCTGCGGGAATTGATGTCTTCCGTGTTTTCGATGCCCTGAACTGGGTACCGAACATGAAAGTCGCCATGGAAGCAGTTCGCGATTCGGGTGCTATCTGCGAAGCTTCCATCTGTTACACCGGTGACATTCTCGATCCAAAGCGAACTAAATACGATCTCAAGTATTACGTTAAATTGGCTCGCGAACTGGAAAATATGGGTGCCAACATCCTGGCGATTAAGGATATGGCCGGCCTCTGTAAACCTGACGCCGTCGAGATTCTCGTCAAAACGTTGAAGCAGGAAGTCGGAATTCCGATTCACTTCCACACGCACGACACCGCCGGCATTCAGGCCGCGTCCATTTTACGTGCAACAGAGGCAAACCTGGACATTGCCGATGCGGCGATGGCTCCCCTTTCCGGTGGAACGTCGCAGGTCAACCTGAACACGCTATGTGAATCACTCCGGTTCCACGATCGCAACACAGAACTTCAGACCGAAGCGATTGACGAAATCGCGGATTACTGGCGTTCCGCACGCGAGTTTTATTCTCCCTTCGAAAGCGCTGTCCTTCCCGCGACAGCCGACCTATACGACCACGAAATGCCCGGCGGCCAGTACACCAACCTGTACCAGCAAGCCCGGGCACTGGGACTTGCTGATCAATGGGCGAAAGTCTGCCGAGTATACGCCGGCGTTAACCGTCTCTTCGGAGATATCGTGAAGGTCACTCCCACCTCCAAAGCGGTTGGGGACATGGCCCTCTTCATGGTTGCCAATAACATCACCAATGACGATGTCCTGAATGGTGAGAAAGAACTTTCCTACCCGCAATCGGTCATCGACTTGATCGGTGGTGGTATGGGACAACCTCCGGGAGGTTTCCCCAAGGATGTGATGAAACGAATCCTCAAAGGAGAGGAAGGTTTCACAGGCCGTCCAGGAGAAACGTTGGAACCAGCTGACTTCGGTAAAGCGGCCGAAGAAGTCGAGAAATTTCTCGACCGCAAACCAACCGATCGCGAAATCGTCACCTACATTCTGTATCCGAAAGTTTACGAAGAATTCGTCCAGCACCAGAAGAAATATTCGAACACGAGCCAGTTGCCAACACCTGTCTTCTTCTATGGCTTGGAATCGAACGATGAGTTCTCTGTCGATATCGATCCAGGTAAGACGTTGATTATCAACTTCATCTCGATTGGAGAACCTCACGCCGACGGAAGCCGGTCGGTCTTCTTCGAGTTGAACGGTCAACCCCGTGCCGTTTCTGTTCTTGACCTCTCCCTTGAACCGGAGACGAAAAAGGCGGCCAAAGCCGATCCCTCCAACCCGGAACACGTTGGCGCAGCAATGCCAGGCATGGTGGTCAACATCCCCGTCAAGGAAGGGGATTGGGTCGAAAAAGGAGACAAACTGCTCAGTCTCGAAGCGATGAAAATGGAAACCAATACCACCGCCGATAAGGATGGCCGCGTCAAAGCGATCTTCGTCAAAACAGGTAGCCAGGTAGATACAGGCGACCTGTTGATGGAAATCGAGTTTTAA
- a CDS encoding FHA domain-containing protein yields the protein MSLYLMPVGEGRRIPIKKTVVFIGRHPDCDVVLSKSLKVSRRHCCLALVNNKLMIRDLGSTNGVHVNGRRIKREEVLRLGDELVVGDVAFILKARQSDADAPVEDIETDIHAANATNLDQIEEHLQQRDQSHDQHNNDPEEDPLQVKLNEVDPDKSRLTKAPPSSPADLSAEESQELQERSIYEMNEDEVKSDNQKYHPEDSSIFK from the coding sequence ATGTCTCTCTATTTAATGCCAGTCGGCGAAGGACGCCGCATCCCGATCAAAAAAACGGTCGTCTTCATCGGTCGCCATCCCGACTGCGATGTCGTTCTGTCTAAGAGTCTGAAAGTCTCGCGACGCCACTGTTGTCTGGCTCTTGTTAACAACAAGCTCATGATCCGCGACCTCGGCAGTACTAACGGAGTCCACGTCAACGGACGCCGTATCAAACGGGAAGAAGTTCTGAGACTGGGTGACGAACTGGTCGTCGGCGATGTTGCCTTTATTCTGAAAGCACGACAGTCCGATGCCGACGCTCCTGTCGAAGATATCGAAACCGATATCCACGCTGCCAATGCGACCAACCTCGATCAAATTGAGGAGCATCTGCAACAGCGCGATCAAAGTCACGACCAACACAATAACGATCCCGAAGAAGATCCACTTCAAGTAAAATTAAACGAAGTGGATCCTGATAAATCTCGCCTGACCAAAGCCCCCCCTTCTTCCCCGGCTGATCTCTCCGCCGAAGAAAGTCAGGAACTTCAGGAACGCTCCATCTACGAAATGAACGAAGATGAGGTGAAGAGCGACAATCAGAAATACCATCCGGAAGATTCTTCGATTTTCAAATAA